A segment of the Echinicola strongylocentroti genome:
CATACACGACAATCCAAGCTTCTTCCTGCAGGAATACCCAAGCGGATATATTGCTCAATGCCCCCTGTTCTTGACCTATAACCAAGAACGATAGAAAAAGGTGCCCGATCATTATCCCTGCTACCGCTCCAAGGAACGTTAAAATAATCCCTTCTAAGACAATATGTACAAATAGCTGTACCTTGGAAGCACCAATGGTACGCATGACGGCCAAGTCATACTTGCGCTCCTTCAACGAATTGTACAGCGCAATAAAGATGCCCAGCCCAGCAATGAAAATAATGATAAAGGCAAGTCCCTTGATCAACTTGATCCCCACTCCCAGCAATTCAAACAAACGCGCTATCTCAAATGATGGAGAAGCTGCTTGAAGGGAGCTCCGACTATTGATAAAACGGGGAAGTTGGACTGCTGCCATTGGGCTCCTGTATTGAACCAAAAGCGTCGTCACTTCGCGATCCTCGTCCGTTTCTGGGAAGCCATGTTTAGCCACTTCTTTTTCCATGGCGGCATGATCATGCTCCTCCCCTTCATCATGGGTAAACCATACAGACTCCAAGGACGTAAGGATGAGTTTGTCCACCACCTTACCAGATGGAGCCAAGACTCCGCTTACGACATAGTGATGGTGGTCATGTTCATGACTACTGGTCCCGATTCCGTGTGAACCCATAAATTCATCTCCTACTTCCAGGTTTAGTTTTTTGGCTACCTCACTGCCCAGCACGACATCAAATGGACGCTTCCATCCCTGTCCACTATCAAATGTTGTCTGGTACAATTCCAAGTAATCATAATTGGTTCCTACGATTCTATATCCCTGATAATTATCTCCCAAGCTAAGTGGTATTACCTTCTTTATCAGGCGGTTTCTGGAGACGCCTTTGGCTTCTTTCAGATCGATGTTGCCCGTAGGGAAATCAATATGATAGACGCTGGACAAAATCAACTGTAGCGGACTGCCCTTGGCCCCGACTACTAGGTCAATACCCTTCGCATCCTTGCTCATTTGGTTTTCGAATTGATCCTGCATCAGCAGTAAAACCGTAATGATCGCCAGTCCCAATGCGAGCAAAAGAATATTAAGTCCTGTATTGAGCGGCTTGGACACCAAGTATTTCCAGCTGAGTTTTAGCATATTCATTGGTTACCTCCCATCATGATTTGGTTGGATACATGTTCTTTCACACGGTGGTCATGTGTCACGATGATCAATGCCGAATGCATTTTTTTTGCTTGTTCCTTTAATAAATGGATGACCATTTCTGCATTTTCATCGTCCAGACTGGCAGTAGGTTCATCTGCCAATACCACTTTGGGATTGTTTACCAAGGCCCGGGCGATGGACACCCGCTGGGCCTCGCCTTCGCTGAGTGCTGTTACTTTTGATGCTGCTTTGTGCGAAATGCCCAGATCCTGCAAAAGCCGGTCAATTAAGCCATGATCTGGTTTACCCGAAAAATACTGCGCTAACCGAAGATTTTCCTTAACGGTCAACGGGGCAAGGATATGGGGCTTTTGGAAGACCATTCCGATATTGGCTCCACGAAACTTGTCCAACGCTGCTCCTCTTAGGTCATAGATGGCGGTTTCATCTATTTCCACAGTCCCCTCAAATGGCCTCAACAGGCCTCCAAGGATATTTAATACCGTAGTTTTACCACTGCCCGACTTGCCCAACACCAAGAGTTCTTCGCCTCCTTCCAACGCTATGTCCGGAAAAGGTATTCGTGCCGCCTTATCGTAGTAAAACAAAATATTTTTCGCTAAAATCATATCAATCAATTGGTATTTTCACGGTAAAGGTAGACCCTTTGCCTGCTTTACTCTGAACAGTAATCTCTCCTTTCAGTACTTCCACACATTTCTTTACAATAGACAGGCCAAGCC
Coding sequences within it:
- a CDS encoding ABC transporter permease is translated as MNMLKLSWKYLVSKPLNTGLNILLLALGLAIITVLLLMQDQFENQMSKDAKGIDLVVGAKGSPLQLILSSVYHIDFPTGNIDLKEAKGVSRNRLIKKVIPLSLGDNYQGYRIVGTNYDYLELYQTTFDSGQGWKRPFDVVLGSEVAKKLNLEVGDEFMGSHGIGTSSHEHDHHHYVVSGVLAPSGKVVDKLILTSLESVWFTHDEGEEHDHAAMEKEVAKHGFPETDEDREVTTLLVQYRSPMAAVQLPRFINSRSSLQAASPSFEIARLFELLGVGIKLIKGLAFIIIFIAGLGIFIALYNSLKERKYDLAVMRTIGASKVQLFVHIVLEGIILTFLGAVAGIMIGHLFLSFLVIGQEQGALSNISAWVFLQEEAWIVVYAVAVGIVASLIPAMGAYKTDIAKQLTK
- a CDS encoding ABC transporter ATP-binding protein encodes the protein MILAKNILFYYDKAARIPFPDIALEGGEELLVLGKSGSGKTTVLNILGGLLRPFEGTVEIDETAIYDLRGAALDKFRGANIGMVFQKPHILAPLTVKENLRLAQYFSGKPDHGLIDRLLQDLGISHKAASKVTALSEGEAQRVSIARALVNNPKVVLADEPTASLDDENAEMVIHLLKEQAKKMHSALIIVTHDHRVKEHVSNQIMMGGNQ